In the Ramlibacter tataouinensis TTB310 genome, one interval contains:
- a CDS encoding GspH/FimT family pseudopilin, whose translation MGGFTLIELMVTIGIAAILAGVAAPSLREVIANNRLKSHSSALQTSLMLARSEAINRKARVVVCKSADQAACASAGNWQQGWIVFIDANDSASVDAGETVIQKVGTLSGSFILQAGGNVTDYVSYTSTGAAKLKASDSFQTGSFNLCQTAGGNARQIELFATGRLSFGKQSVSTCTAS comes from the coding sequence ATGGGTGGCTTCACCCTGATCGAACTGATGGTGACCATCGGCATCGCCGCGATCCTTGCCGGGGTGGCGGCACCGTCCCTGCGGGAGGTGATCGCCAACAACCGGCTCAAATCGCACAGCAGCGCATTGCAGACCAGCCTGATGCTGGCCCGGAGCGAGGCGATCAACCGCAAGGCGCGGGTGGTGGTGTGCAAGTCCGCCGATCAGGCGGCCTGCGCAAGTGCGGGAAACTGGCAGCAGGGCTGGATCGTGTTCATTGACGCGAATGACTCGGCCTCGGTGGATGCCGGCGAAACGGTAATCCAGAAGGTCGGCACTCTCAGCGGTTCCTTTATCCTTCAAGCTGGCGGAAACGTGACCGACTACGTCTCGTACACCAGCACAGGGGCCGCCAAGCTGAAGGCTTCGGACAGCTTCCAGACCGGATCGTTCAACCTGTGCCAGACCGCGGGCGGCAATGCCCGCCAGATCGAGCTCTTCGCCACCGGGCGCTTGAGCTTCGGCAAGCAGTCGGTGTCCACCTGCACCGCGTCGTAA
- a CDS encoding GspH/FimT family protein, protein MTLVEMLTTLTVAAVTVAVAIPSFRSVADARKLDGAAMAMFSTLSLARSEAIKRNAPVVLCKSADGMVCAGSGGWEQGWITFHDGNNNALVDHGETVIQKAHAVGSGIRFSGNLQVARYISFSALGAPRTVSGAFQAGTLTACQRRDGAANAKQVILSATGRARLSKAGISECQ, encoded by the coding sequence ATGACCCTGGTGGAGATGCTGACGACGCTGACCGTCGCTGCGGTCACGGTGGCGGTTGCCATTCCTTCCTTTCGCAGTGTGGCCGACGCGAGAAAGCTCGACGGCGCAGCGATGGCCATGTTCTCCACCCTGAGCTTGGCTCGAAGCGAAGCCATCAAGCGCAACGCTCCCGTCGTGCTGTGCAAATCCGCCGACGGCATGGTCTGTGCGGGCAGTGGAGGCTGGGAACAAGGCTGGATCACTTTCCACGACGGCAACAACAATGCGCTCGTGGACCATGGCGAAACGGTCATCCAGAAGGCGCACGCCGTCGGCTCCGGCATCCGTTTCAGCGGCAACCTGCAAGTCGCCCGGTACATTTCCTTCTCTGCCTTGGGTGCGCCCCGGACTGTCAGCGGTGCTTTTCAGGCTGGCACCCTCACGGCTTGCCAGCGCAGGGACGGCGCTGCAAACGCGAAGCAGGTGATCCTGAGCGCTACCGGGCGGGCCCGCCTGAGCAAAGCGGGGATCAGCGAGTGCCAGTGA
- the nrdR gene encoding transcriptional regulator NrdR has protein sequence MKCPFCGKGDTQVVETRMAEDGDFIRRRRQCAACEKRFTTYERPDVSFPAVVKKDGRRIDYDGGKLRASLNLALRKRPVSTEQIDGAVERIEEKLLTLGLREVASSRIGELVMRELKKLDKVAYVRFASVYRSFEDIDEFKTLVDEVRR, from the coding sequence ATGAAGTGTCCGTTCTGCGGCAAGGGCGACACCCAGGTGGTGGAAACGCGCATGGCCGAGGACGGCGACTTCATCCGGCGGCGGCGCCAGTGCGCGGCCTGCGAGAAGCGCTTCACCACCTACGAGCGGCCGGACGTCAGCTTCCCGGCCGTGGTCAAGAAGGACGGCCGGCGCATCGACTACGACGGCGGCAAGCTGCGCGCCTCCCTGAACCTGGCACTGCGCAAGCGGCCGGTGAGCACCGAGCAGATCGATGGCGCGGTGGAGCGCATCGAGGAGAAGCTGCTGACGCTGGGCCTGCGCGAGGTCGCCAGCTCGCGCATCGGCGAGCTGGTGATGCGCGAGCTCAAGAAGCTGGACAAGGTGGCCTACGTGCGCTTTGCCAGCGTGTACCGCAGCTTCGAGGACATCGACGAGTTCAAGACGCTGGTGGACGAGGTGAGGCGCTAG
- the glyA gene encoding serine hydroxymethyltransferase produces MYHRHILVEQTDPELFAAIQAENRRQEEHIELIASENYASPAVMAAQGTQLTNKYAEGYPGKRYYGGCENVDVAERLALDRVKQLFGAQAANVQAHSGAQANEAVFLAFLKPGDTIMGMSLAEGGHLTHGMALNMSGKWFNVVSYGLNEKEEIDYDAMERKARESKPKLIIAGASAYSLRIDFERFAKVAREVGALFMVDMAHYAGLIAAGVYPNPVPHADVVTSTTHKSLRGPRGGIILMKPEHEKAINSAIFPGLQGGPLMHVIAAKAVAFKEALSPEFKIYQQQVVRNAQVVAQTLVERGLRIVSGRTESHVMLVDLRAKGITGKEAEAVLGEAHMTINKNAIPNDPEKPMVTSGVRIGTPALTTRGFREEEARATAHLVADVLDKPRDAANIAAVREKVHALTRRFPVYR; encoded by the coding sequence ATGTACCACCGCCACATCCTCGTCGAACAAACCGATCCCGAGCTGTTTGCCGCCATCCAGGCCGAGAACCGCCGGCAGGAAGAGCACATCGAGCTGATCGCCAGCGAGAACTACGCCTCGCCGGCCGTGATGGCCGCCCAGGGCACTCAGCTGACCAACAAGTACGCCGAGGGCTACCCCGGCAAGCGCTACTACGGCGGCTGCGAGAACGTCGACGTGGCCGAGCGGCTGGCCCTGGACCGCGTCAAGCAGCTGTTCGGTGCCCAGGCGGCCAACGTGCAGGCGCACTCCGGCGCGCAGGCCAACGAGGCCGTGTTCCTGGCCTTCCTCAAGCCCGGCGACACCATCATGGGCATGAGCCTGGCCGAAGGCGGCCACCTCACGCACGGCATGGCGCTGAACATGAGCGGCAAGTGGTTCAACGTCGTCTCCTACGGCCTCAACGAGAAGGAGGAGATCGACTACGACGCCATGGAGCGCAAGGCGCGCGAGAGCAAGCCCAAGCTGATCATCGCGGGCGCCTCGGCCTACTCGCTGCGCATCGACTTCGAGCGCTTCGCCAAGGTGGCCCGGGAGGTCGGCGCCCTCTTCATGGTGGACATGGCGCACTATGCCGGCCTGATCGCCGCGGGCGTCTACCCCAACCCGGTACCCCATGCCGACGTCGTGACCTCCACCACCCACAAGAGCCTGCGCGGCCCGCGCGGCGGCATCATCCTGATGAAGCCGGAGCACGAGAAGGCGATCAACAGCGCCATCTTCCCGGGGCTGCAGGGCGGCCCGTTGATGCACGTGATTGCCGCCAAGGCCGTGGCCTTCAAGGAGGCCCTGTCGCCCGAGTTCAAGATCTACCAGCAGCAGGTGGTCAGGAACGCCCAGGTGGTGGCGCAGACGCTGGTGGAACGCGGCCTGCGCATCGTGAGCGGTCGCACCGAAAGCCACGTCATGCTGGTGGACCTGCGGGCCAAGGGCATCACCGGCAAGGAAGCCGAGGCCGTGCTGGGCGAGGCCCACATGACCATCAACAAGAACGCCATCCCCAACGATCCGGAAAAGCCGATGGTGACCAGCGGCGTGCGCATCGGCACGCCGGCCCTGACCACGCGCGGCTTCAGGGAAGAAGAAGCCCGCGCGACGGCCCACCTGGTCGCCGACGTGCTGGACAAGCCGCGCGATGCCGCCAACATCGCGGCCGTGCGGGAGAAGGTCCACGCCCTCACCCGCCGGTTCCCGGTCTACAGGTAG
- a CDS encoding lytic transglycosylase domain-containing protein, whose amino-acid sequence MTASGKLVHGLRTFASDIAQGFFEITHNGFAVVGLAVVFAVVTLTARPDLRQTGETKLMSWLQTRHAEALGMQPEPDAIDRATAANPNDLPKQQAAVAYWLSRKYRVAPEPISALVAEAYQIGHKTKLDPTLILAIMAIESGFNPFAQSPVGAQGLMQVMTGVHSDKYENFGGKLAAFDPVTNLRVGVKVLQECIQRAGSLQAGLKYYVGAANLEGDGGYAEKVLAEHARLQQVAAGRAVPVFTPPVIRAVSPAKPADEQPKAQEEKVARLSVF is encoded by the coding sequence ATGACAGCGTCAGGAAAACTGGTCCACGGCCTGCGAACCTTCGCCTCGGACATCGCCCAGGGCTTTTTTGAGATCACGCACAACGGCTTTGCCGTTGTCGGCCTGGCGGTCGTTTTCGCCGTGGTCACCCTCACGGCCCGGCCCGATCTGCGGCAGACCGGGGAAACCAAGCTGATGAGCTGGCTGCAGACCCGCCACGCCGAAGCGCTGGGCATGCAGCCGGAGCCGGACGCGATCGACCGGGCCACCGCGGCCAACCCGAACGACTTGCCCAAGCAGCAGGCCGCCGTGGCCTACTGGCTGAGCCGCAAGTACCGCGTGGCGCCGGAGCCGATCAGCGCGCTGGTGGCCGAGGCTTACCAGATCGGCCACAAGACCAAGCTCGACCCCACCCTCATCCTGGCCATCATGGCCATCGAGTCCGGCTTCAACCCGTTCGCCCAGAGCCCGGTGGGCGCCCAGGGTCTGATGCAGGTGATGACCGGCGTGCACAGCGACAAGTACGAGAACTTCGGCGGCAAGCTGGCCGCCTTCGACCCGGTGACCAACCTGCGCGTGGGGGTGAAGGTGCTGCAGGAATGCATACAGCGCGCTGGTTCGCTGCAGGCCGGGCTCAAGTACTACGTGGGCGCGGCCAACCTCGAGGGCGACGGTGGCTACGCCGAGAAGGTGCTGGCCGAGCATGCGCGGCTGCAACAGGTGGCCGCCGGCCGGGCCGTGCCGGTGTTCACGCCCCCGGTCATCCGCGCCGTCTCGCCCGCCAAGCCCGCCGACGAGCAGCCCAAGGCCCAGGAAGAAAAGGTCGCGCGCCTGTCGGTGTTCTGA
- a CDS encoding DUF349 domain-containing protein, translated as MTQATLKSHDTQALDALTGGAFSAATSGERASRLREWLASNPAAEQMQEVYRELSGRDKGAARLLRERLDEIKRSRGQEAIAAEWSQRAEALLAQPKINIADAMAWQRDAAKAGAPLSREPLASLKSRLAERIRGIEDLQHRVQVQREAAVLLAQRIEVLSTKSWRDAQAAADALRADVPEWQAQAQALVQDPNWPSVDARFPPLLEASRNQLQVVWDAFQSALTQAVGADTDPAAPLPPVPVWADELRAARGVPVEVPVKPAKPKVDPGVRAKAQDTVREALARLEQEVAQGHGKASAGAAQALRNALKEHGKLIDGALENQAHAALAAAGEMEGWQRWRADQLRLELVAKAEGLFETVSQAPPAEGGEGQAAPAPERKPRYGGRKMQEQLRQLREQWKQVDQGGAPNHALWKRFDEACNEAYKVVEAWLDKVKTESAEHRARRLALIDEVKSWAAAHPAAPGGDWKAFSRAIHQFENRWREAGHLSEKAFAELQPQWKEAIHAAEAPLAAVQKQSLERRHAMIEEAQALGAQPSLRIDAVKALQQRWQAEAQSIPLDRKHEQKLWDAFRKPIDEAFNRKGEERERAAAALSDRDRAVLEASKALEAANASGDAQRIRHAMAALEAALRGQAQARAAAAEAAAAPAAGAKEGEAGTGGASDAPEAGADAPAAEPPAAPPKPAPRPVVAMRGDDRPGMKKAEPAPARGGRFGDRKGGPAGPGAGRFGAGDRGGREFDRGGRDGRAGGRFGDRAPEDRGPRLGDVAFRAQREALDHAQQALKKLAAQAHGEALTQLMTAWEQRAADQVPPQGELGKAVTPAVRSSWVQALGAAPAGDASEVLLRLEIAAEVPTPAEHLQARRALQLQLLTRRNDPSPAQTWGQDTARVLATAHQPQAARRLQNVLKQLMRG; from the coding sequence GTGACCCAAGCCACCCTCAAATCCCACGACACCCAGGCGCTGGACGCGCTGACTGGCGGCGCCTTTTCGGCGGCGACCTCGGGCGAGCGCGCCTCGCGCCTGCGCGAATGGCTGGCCTCCAACCCGGCGGCCGAGCAGATGCAGGAGGTGTACCGCGAGCTCAGCGGCCGCGACAAGGGCGCGGCCCGGCTGCTGCGGGAGCGGCTGGACGAGATCAAGCGCAGCCGGGGCCAGGAGGCGATTGCCGCCGAATGGTCGCAGCGGGCCGAGGCGCTGCTGGCCCAACCCAAGATCAACATCGCCGACGCCATGGCATGGCAGCGCGACGCGGCCAAGGCCGGCGCCCCCCTTAGCCGCGAGCCGCTGGCCTCGCTCAAGTCGCGGCTGGCCGAGCGCATCCGCGGCATCGAGGACCTGCAGCACCGTGTCCAGGTGCAGCGCGAGGCCGCCGTGCTGCTGGCCCAGCGCATCGAGGTGCTGTCGACCAAGTCCTGGCGCGACGCCCAGGCCGCGGCCGATGCATTGCGCGCTGACGTTCCGGAGTGGCAGGCCCAGGCCCAGGCGCTGGTGCAGGACCCCAACTGGCCCAGCGTGGATGCGCGCTTCCCGCCCTTGCTGGAGGCCTCGCGCAACCAGCTCCAGGTGGTGTGGGATGCATTCCAGAGCGCGCTGACACAAGCCGTGGGCGCCGATACCGACCCGGCAGCGCCGCTGCCGCCGGTGCCGGTATGGGCCGACGAACTGCGCGCCGCGCGCGGCGTACCGGTGGAGGTGCCGGTCAAGCCCGCCAAGCCCAAGGTCGACCCGGGCGTGCGCGCCAAGGCCCAGGACACCGTGCGCGAAGCACTGGCCCGGCTGGAGCAGGAAGTGGCCCAGGGCCATGGCAAGGCCAGCGCCGGCGCCGCCCAGGCGCTGCGCAACGCGCTCAAGGAGCACGGCAAGCTCATCGACGGGGCCCTGGAGAACCAGGCGCACGCCGCGCTGGCTGCCGCCGGCGAGATGGAAGGCTGGCAGCGCTGGCGCGCCGACCAGCTGCGGCTGGAGCTGGTGGCCAAGGCCGAAGGCCTGTTCGAGACCGTGTCCCAGGCACCGCCGGCCGAAGGCGGCGAGGGGCAGGCAGCCCCCGCGCCCGAACGCAAGCCCCGCTACGGCGGGCGCAAGATGCAGGAGCAGCTGCGGCAGCTGCGCGAGCAGTGGAAGCAGGTGGACCAGGGCGGGGCGCCCAACCACGCGCTGTGGAAGCGCTTCGACGAGGCCTGCAACGAAGCCTACAAGGTGGTCGAGGCCTGGCTGGACAAGGTCAAGACCGAATCGGCCGAGCACCGCGCCCGTCGGTTGGCGCTGATCGACGAGGTCAAGTCCTGGGCCGCCGCCCACCCCGCGGCGCCGGGTGGTGACTGGAAGGCGTTCAGCCGCGCCATCCACCAGTTCGAAAACCGCTGGCGCGAGGCCGGCCATCTGAGCGAGAAGGCCTTTGCCGAACTGCAGCCGCAGTGGAAGGAGGCTATCCACGCCGCCGAGGCGCCGCTGGCGGCCGTGCAGAAGCAGAGCCTGGAACGCCGCCACGCCATGATCGAGGAGGCGCAGGCGCTGGGCGCCCAGCCTTCGCTGCGCATCGACGCGGTCAAGGCCCTGCAGCAGCGCTGGCAGGCCGAGGCCCAGTCCATCCCGCTGGACCGCAAGCACGAGCAGAAGCTGTGGGACGCGTTCCGCAAGCCGATCGACGAGGCCTTCAACCGCAAGGGCGAGGAGCGCGAACGCGCGGCCGCCGCGCTGAGCGACCGCGATCGCGCCGTGCTGGAGGCCTCCAAGGCGCTGGAGGCGGCCAACGCCTCGGGCGACGCGCAAAGGATCCGCCATGCCATGGCTGCGCTGGAGGCGGCGCTGCGCGGGCAGGCCCAGGCGCGGGCTGCCGCGGCCGAAGCGGCAGCGGCGCCGGCAGCAGGGGCCAAGGAAGGCGAGGCCGGCACCGGTGGCGCCAGCGATGCTCCTGAAGCCGGTGCCGACGCGCCCGCCGCCGAACCGCCGGCCGCACCGCCCAAGCCGGCGCCTCGTCCGGTGGTGGCCATGCGCGGCGACGACCGCCCGGGCATGAAGAAGGCGGAGCCCGCGCCGGCCCGCGGCGGGCGCTTCGGCGACCGCAAGGGCGGCCCGGCGGGTCCCGGCGCCGGCCGTTTCGGCGCCGGCGATCGCGGCGGGCGCGAGTTCGACCGCGGAGGCCGGGATGGCCGCGCCGGTGGCCGCTTCGGCGACCGTGCGCCCGAGGACCGCGGCCCGCGCCTGGGCGACGTCGCCTTCCGCGCCCAGCGCGAGGCCCTGGACCATGCGCAGCAGGCCCTGAAGAAGCTGGCGGCCCAGGCGCATGGCGAGGCGCTGACCCAGCTGATGACTGCCTGGGAGCAGCGCGCTGCCGACCAGGTCCCGCCGCAAGGCGAGCTGGGCAAGGCAGTGACGCCTGCGGTGCGCAGCAGCTGGGTGCAGGCCCTGGGCGCGGCGCCCGCCGGCGATGCCTCCGAGGTGCTGCTGCGGCTGGAGATCGCGGCCGAGGTGCCCACGCCGGCCGAGCATTTGCAGGCGCGGCGCGCGCTGCAGCTGCAGCTGCTGACGCGCCGCAACGACCCGTCGCCGGCGCAGACCTGGGGGCAGGACACGGCCCGCGTGCTGGCCACCGCGCATCAGCCGCAGGCGGCGCGCCGCCTGCAGAACGTGCTCAAGCAGCTGATGCGCGGCTAA
- a CDS encoding zinc-dependent peptidase, translating into MFGWWRRRRTPPDIPEALWRQVMEAYPFLAQRPVAERERLRELAARFLADKEFHGAQGLAITDEMALSIAVQAVLPVLHLGLRWYDDFVGIVVHAREVVARRRVTDEAGVVHAYDEVLAGEAMDLGPVMLNWQDVREAGDSAAQGYNVVIHEFVHKIDLRDGVGDGCPPLPSAAARRDWLSLLHAEYEAFRERVVVAERFGGERPWLDAYGAQAPDEFFAVACEAYFVARDRFEAEFPRLATLFDSFFKPSATRP; encoded by the coding sequence ATGTTCGGCTGGTGGCGACGGCGCCGGACGCCACCGGACATCCCTGAAGCGCTGTGGCGGCAGGTGATGGAAGCCTACCCCTTCCTGGCGCAGCGGCCGGTGGCCGAGCGCGAGCGCCTGCGCGAGCTGGCGGCGCGCTTCCTCGCCGACAAGGAATTCCACGGCGCGCAAGGCCTGGCCATCACCGACGAGATGGCCTTGTCCATCGCCGTGCAGGCCGTGCTGCCGGTGCTGCACCTAGGCCTGCGCTGGTACGACGACTTCGTCGGCATCGTGGTGCACGCGCGCGAGGTGGTGGCGCGCCGCCGCGTGACGGACGAAGCCGGCGTGGTGCACGCTTACGACGAGGTGCTGGCCGGCGAAGCCATGGACCTGGGTCCGGTGATGCTGAACTGGCAGGACGTGCGCGAGGCCGGCGACAGCGCGGCGCAGGGCTACAACGTGGTGATCCACGAGTTCGTCCACAAGATCGACCTGCGTGACGGCGTGGGGGACGGCTGCCCGCCCCTGCCCTCGGCGGCGGCCCGCCGCGACTGGCTGTCGCTGCTGCATGCCGAGTACGAAGCGTTTCGCGAGCGGGTCGTCGTGGCCGAACGCTTCGGCGGTGAGCGGCCGTGGCTGGACGCGTACGGCGCGCAGGCGCCCGACGAATTCTTCGCCGTGGCCTGCGAGGCCTACTTCGTCGCCCGCGACCGCTTCGAGGCCGAGTTCCCCCGGCTGGCCACCCTGTTCGACAGCTTCTTCAAGCCTTCGGCCACCCGGCCTTAG
- a CDS encoding UDP-2,3-diacylglucosamine diphosphatase, with protein MGSETPCFTHLAAAPGWRAVDFISDLHLQAGEPATFEAWRRYMASTPADAVFILGDLFEVWIGDDAAEGPGFAADCEAVLREAAARRPVFLMHGNRDFLVGEGLARRTGTRLIGDPTVLAFAGRRWLLTHGDMLCLADTKYLAFRAQVRTPQWARDFLAQPLAQRQEVARRLREGSQAQQREVAEYADVDAAAAREWLRAAGAQVMIHGHTHRPGEHGLGDGLRRVVLSDWDAASQPPRLQALRLEAGQGLHRVILAGA; from the coding sequence GTGGGCAGCGAAACGCCCTGCTTCACGCACCTGGCGGCCGCGCCGGGCTGGCGCGCCGTCGACTTCATCTCGGACCTGCACCTGCAGGCCGGCGAGCCGGCGACCTTCGAGGCCTGGCGCCGCTACATGGCGTCCACGCCCGCCGATGCGGTCTTCATCCTCGGCGACCTGTTCGAGGTCTGGATCGGCGACGACGCCGCCGAGGGCCCCGGCTTCGCCGCGGACTGCGAGGCCGTGCTGCGCGAGGCGGCTGCGCGCCGGCCGGTGTTCCTGATGCACGGCAACCGCGATTTCCTGGTGGGCGAAGGCTTGGCGCGGCGCACCGGCACCCGGCTGATCGGCGATCCCACGGTACTGGCCTTCGCCGGCCGGCGCTGGCTGCTCACCCACGGCGACATGCTGTGCCTGGCGGACACCAAATACCTCGCCTTCCGCGCCCAGGTGCGCACGCCCCAGTGGGCCCGCGACTTCCTGGCCCAGCCGCTGGCGCAACGGCAGGAGGTGGCCCGCCGCCTGCGCGAGGGCAGCCAGGCGCAGCAGCGCGAGGTGGCCGAGTACGCCGACGTGGACGCCGCCGCCGCGCGCGAGTGGCTGCGGGCCGCCGGTGCGCAGGTGATGATCCACGGCCACACGCACCGGCCGGGTGAACACGGGCTGGGGGACGGCCTGCGCCGCGTGGTGCTCAGCGACTGGGACGCCGCCTCGCAGCCGCCGCGCCTGCAGGCCCTGCGCCTGGAGGCCGGGCAAGGCCTGCATCGCGTCATCCTGGCTGGCGCCTGA
- a CDS encoding peptidylprolyl isomerase, with translation MSNPKVELHIAGHGVITLELDAAKAPKSVENFVSYVKKGHYDGTIFHRVIPGFMVQGGGFEPGMKQKPTDAPVENEATNGLKNGNYTVAMARTQAPHSATAQFFINVADNEFLNHTSPSPQGWGYAVFGKVVGGADVVDRIKAVKTGRKGFHDDVPNQDVVIEKAVLL, from the coding sequence ATGAGCAACCCCAAGGTCGAACTGCACATCGCCGGTCATGGCGTGATCACGCTGGAGCTGGACGCAGCCAAGGCGCCCAAGTCGGTGGAGAACTTCGTCTCCTACGTGAAGAAGGGCCACTACGACGGCACCATCTTCCACCGCGTCATTCCGGGCTTCATGGTCCAGGGCGGCGGCTTCGAGCCGGGCATGAAGCAAAAGCCCACCGATGCGCCCGTCGAGAACGAGGCCACCAACGGCCTGAAGAACGGCAACTACACCGTGGCCATGGCGCGCACCCAGGCACCGCATTCGGCCACTGCGCAGTTCTTCATCAACGTGGCGGACAACGAGTTCCTCAACCACACCTCGCCCAGCCCGCAGGGCTGGGGCTACGCGGTGTTCGGCAAGGTGGTCGGAGGCGCCGACGTGGTGGACCGCATCAAGGCCGTCAAGACCGGCCGCAAGGGCTTCCACGACGACGTGCCGAACCAGGACGTGGTGATCGAGAAGGCCGTCCTGCTCTGA
- a CDS encoding peptidylprolyl isomerase, translating to MIARPRALTRRAAAALLAGACAAAPLIVGAQAAPRVKFATSAGDFVVEVYPDKAPKTVANFLQYVRDKHYDGTVFHRVINDFMVQGGGYDASYSQKPTRAPVAHEGREALAKGGPKNVVGTLAMARTGDPNSATAQFFINVKDNAFLDPTPVPPGDPVPRFEYQGRVYENVPRAQLERAPQLYGYTVFGKVVSGMDVVNRIKAMPTGAGGPFPSDVPRTPVVITSATLVK from the coding sequence ATGATTGCAAGGCCTCGGGCTTTGACGCGCCGCGCTGCAGCGGCCCTGCTGGCCGGCGCCTGCGCGGCCGCGCCCCTGATCGTCGGCGCGCAAGCGGCGCCGCGTGTCAAGTTCGCCACCTCGGCGGGCGACTTCGTGGTCGAGGTCTACCCCGACAAGGCGCCCAAGACGGTAGCGAACTTCCTGCAGTACGTGCGCGACAAGCACTACGACGGCACCGTCTTCCACCGCGTCATCAACGACTTCATGGTCCAGGGCGGCGGCTACGACGCCAGTTACTCGCAAAAGCCCACCCGCGCGCCGGTGGCGCATGAGGGCCGCGAAGCCCTGGCCAAGGGCGGGCCGAAGAACGTGGTGGGCACGCTGGCGATGGCCCGCACGGGCGACCCGAATTCCGCCACGGCGCAGTTCTTCATCAACGTCAAGGACAACGCCTTCCTGGACCCCACGCCCGTCCCGCCGGGCGACCCGGTGCCCCGGTTCGAGTACCAGGGACGGGTGTACGAGAATGTGCCGCGGGCCCAGCTGGAACGCGCACCGCAGCTGTACGGCTACACCGTGTTCGGCAAGGTGGTCAGCGGCATGGACGTGGTCAACAGGATCAAGGCCATGCCCACGGGCGCCGGCGGCCCCTTCCCCAGCGACGTGCCGCGCACGCCGGTGGTCATCACCAGCGCCACGCTGGTGAAGTAA
- a CDS encoding tetratricopeptide repeat protein, with translation MSHARPFRPPALRLLALAAVLAAALPARADDYADVDQLLRSGRHVEALAKADQYLAAKPRDPQMRFLKGVVQTSAGRTQEAIATFTKLTEDYPELPEPYNNLAVLYAGQGQFDKARAALEMAIRTNPGYATAHENLGDVYAKLASQAYSKALQLDAANTGVQPKLALIRELFAPAGKGARP, from the coding sequence ATGTCGCACGCACGCCCCTTCCGTCCCCCGGCCTTGCGCCTGCTGGCCTTGGCCGCCGTGCTGGCAGCCGCCCTGCCCGCGCGCGCCGACGACTATGCCGATGTCGACCAGCTGCTGCGTTCGGGCAGGCATGTCGAGGCGCTGGCCAAGGCCGACCAGTACCTGGCGGCCAAGCCGCGCGATCCGCAGATGCGCTTCCTCAAGGGCGTGGTCCAGACCAGCGCCGGCCGTACGCAGGAGGCCATCGCCACCTTCACCAAGCTCACCGAGGACTATCCCGAGCTGCCCGAGCCGTACAACAACCTGGCCGTGCTGTACGCCGGCCAGGGCCAGTTCGACAAGGCGCGCGCCGCCCTGGAGATGGCCATCCGCACCAACCCCGGCTACGCCACCGCGCACGAGAACCTGGGCGACGTGTACGCCAAGCTGGCCAGCCAGGCCTACAGCAAAGCGCTGCAGCTCGATGCGGCCAACACCGGCGTGCAGCCCAAGCTGGCACTGATCCGCGAGCTGTTCGCCCCGGCAGGCAAGGGCGCCCGGCCGTGA